The genomic window ATGTCATGCCGTTCCCTGCTGTCACGCCTTGCGGCGCTGGCCGTCGCGCTGCTTCTGGCGCTGGGCCAGCCTGCCGCCGCCCAGGACGCGCAACTGCCCGACTATCGCGCCTGGGAGAAGCTCGCGGCGCAGGCCGAACAGATCCTTGAATCAGGCTCGGCCAATGACGCGCGGCTGCAAACCATCCGGGCCGAGGTGGTCAAATGGCGCGACCGCTTCAAGGGGGCCGAAGGGCTCAACGCCACGCGCATTGCCACGCTCAAGGACCAGATCAATGCCCTGGGGCCGCCCCCGGCCGAGGGGCAGACCGAGTCCGAGGATATTGCCGCACGCCGCAAACAGCTGAACGAACAGCTTGCCGAATTGCAGGCCCCCGGCCTTCAGGCGGTCGAGGCCTATGGGCGTGCCGACGGCATCGTCACCCAGATCGATCAGACCATCCGTCAGCGCCAGACCTATGCGCTGATCCGCAAGACGCCCTCGCCCCTGAACCCCGCCAACTGGGGTCCGGCGATGACCGAGGCGGCAAATGTCGTTGCCCGCATCTATGACGAGGCGCGCAGCCGCTGGGAATCGACCGGAGGATGGTCCGGATTCAGTGCCCGATTGCCGTTGATCGGGGGCTTTCTGCTGGTGGCGCTGCTGTTGCTGTCGCGGGGCAGGCGGTGGATGGATTCGCTGCCCTCGCGCCTGTCTGCGCGGGCCAGCGAAAGATCGCGCGCCGCATTGGTGTTCGGTGTTTCGCTGGGACAGATCGCCATTCCCCTGATCGGTGTCATTCTGGCCGCTGCGGCACTGGTGGCCACCGATCTTTTTGCCGACTGGGGTATTCCGGTTCTGAAATCGGTGCCTGCGGCCGGGCTGTCGCTGTTTGGCGGCATCTGGCTGGCGCGACGCCTGTTTCCCGATGTTCATATGGGGGTGACGCCGCCCCTGCCGATGGACGACGATCAGCGCCGCAAGGCGCGGTTTCGCGCGGAACTGCTGGCGGCATCCCTGGCGCTGCATCAGCTGATTTCGCGTTCGATCCTGCCGTTGTCGGGCTTCAACAGCCAGAAGGACGTGGATACCGTGCCAGAGCGCCTTGGCGAGGCATCGGCAGGGGTGTGGCATTTCCTGCTGATCCTGTTCGGTGCCTTCTGCCTGTTCCAGCTGGCCAATCTGCTGCGCCGCCTGCGCCCGTCCGAGGCGTCGGATGCCCCCGATTATCGGGTGCGCATCGTCGCGTTTCTGGGTCAGCTGGCGCGGCTGGTCGCTGTGGCAGCCCCGATTGCGGCTGCGGCAGGATACGTCACCGCTGCCAACGCCGCACTGTGGTCCTCGGCCATGACACTGGGGCTGGTGGGGCTGCTGATCGTGCTGCAGGACTTCATCGCCGACCTTTACGCAATGGCCAAGGGCGGGGACCAGTCGGCGCGCGATGCCTTGATGCCGGCGCTGATCGGTTTTGCGCTGGTTCTGTTTTCGATGCCGCTGTTTGCGCTGATCTGGGGGGCGCGGCCCGTCGATCTGGTCGAGGCCTGGACCCGCGCCCAGCAGGGCTTCAGCTTTGGCGGCGTGCGGCTGTCGCCCATGGCGATCCTGACCTTCGTGATCGTCTTTGCCATCGGCTATTCGCTGACCAGTTTCGTTCAGGGCGCTTTCCGCAGCTCGATCCTGCCCAAGACCAAGCTGGATGCGGGCGGCCAGAACGCCGTGACATCCATGATCGGCTATATCGGGCTGGCCCTGGCGGCGGTGTTTGCCGTCACCTCGGCCGGGATCGACCTGACCTCGCTGGCCTTTGTCGCAGGTGCGCTGTCGGTCGGCATCGGTTTCGGCATGCAGCAGGTGGTGTCGAACTTCGTGTCCGGCATCATCCTGCTGGTCGAACGACCCATCGCCGTCGGCGACTGGATCGAGGTGGGCGGCCAGCAGGGCGTCGTCAAGAAGATGGCCGTGCGGGCGACCCAGATCCAGACCTTCGACCGCACCGATGTGATCGTGCCCAATTCGAACCTGATCACCCAGCCGGTGACCAACTGGACGCGCGGTAGCCTGCAGGGGCGCATCATCGTGCCCGTGGGGGTGGCCTATGGCAGCGATACCCGCAAGGTCGAACGCATCCTGCGCGAGATCGCCGAGGACCAGCCGACGGTTCTGGTCAATCCTGCGCCGGCTGTCCTGTTGCGCGGCTTTGGCGCCGACAGCATCAACTTCGAGATTCGGGCGGTGCTTTCCGACATCAACGGCGGCGCCGGCGTGACATCTGAAATCAATCACGAGATCGCCCGCCGCTTTGCCGAGGAGGGGATCGAAATTCCCTATGCCCAGCGGGATATCTGGCTGCGCAATCCCGAGGTCATCGCCCAGCTGGCACAGCGTCTGGGCCAGGGGCTGGATCTGCCCGTGGCCGAACTAGGCCAGAAGTCCGACGCCGCCCGCCCCGAAGCCGCAGCCCCAAGGGCCGTTCACAGGGACGAGGTTCCCGATACCCCGGCCGAGGACGACGGTGATGGTGGCGAGGCCGACGGCAGGTCCTAGCCTGCTAGGCTGCGGACTCATAATGTCTTGCCCAGAGACAGGAGCAGACGATGAGGACGGCGGCGAGGTAGTTTCGGGCGGACTTCTCGTAGCGGGTGGCGATCTTACGGACGTGTTTGAGCTTGTTGAAGAACCGCTCGACAAGGTTGCGCTGGCGATAGATGTCCGGAGCGACCGAGCGCTGCACCTTGCGGTCTAGCTGGGTCGGGATGTGGCCGCGCCCGCCCCGGGCTGCGATCAGGTCCAGGACGGCCCGGGCGTCGTATCCGCGGTCGGCCACCACGTCCCCCGGCGCGGGGTGGGCGGCCAGCAGCTCGGCCACGGCGGCCTTGTCCGAAGCCTGCCCGGGCGACAGCGTGATCGCCAGCGGCAAGCCGCGATGATCGACCATGGCATTGATCTTGGTGCTCAATCCGCCACGAGAACGGCCAAGGGCGTGATCCGCCCCCCTTTTTGCGCCGCCGCCTGCTGATGGGCGCGGACGATCGAGCTGTCGATGAACTGCAGGCTGTCGGGCGACTTTTCGGCAAGCGTTTCGAAGACCCGACCCCAGACCCCCGCCTTGGCCCATCGGTTGAAGCGGTTGTAGACGGTCGTATAGGGGCCGTAACGCTCGGGCAGGTCGCGCCATGGCGAGCCCGTTCT from Paracoccus sp. SMMA_5_TC includes these protein-coding regions:
- a CDS encoding DUF3772 domain-containing protein, which encodes MSCRSLLSRLAALAVALLLALGQPAAAQDAQLPDYRAWEKLAAQAEQILESGSANDARLQTIRAEVVKWRDRFKGAEGLNATRIATLKDQINALGPPPAEGQTESEDIAARRKQLNEQLAELQAPGLQAVEAYGRADGIVTQIDQTIRQRQTYALIRKTPSPLNPANWGPAMTEAANVVARIYDEARSRWESTGGWSGFSARLPLIGGFLLVALLLLSRGRRWMDSLPSRLSARASERSRAALVFGVSLGQIAIPLIGVILAAAALVATDLFADWGIPVLKSVPAAGLSLFGGIWLARRLFPDVHMGVTPPLPMDDDQRRKARFRAELLAASLALHQLISRSILPLSGFNSQKDVDTVPERLGEASAGVWHFLLILFGAFCLFQLANLLRRLRPSEASDAPDYRVRIVAFLGQLARLVAVAAPIAAAAGYVTAANAALWSSAMTLGLVGLLIVLQDFIADLYAMAKGGDQSARDALMPALIGFALVLFSMPLFALIWGARPVDLVEAWTRAQQGFSFGGVRLSPMAILTFVIVFAIGYSLTSFVQGAFRSSILPKTKLDAGGQNAVTSMIGYIGLALAAVFAVTSAGIDLTSLAFVAGALSVGIGFGMQQVVSNFVSGIILLVERPIAVGDWIEVGGQQGVVKKMAVRATQIQTFDRTDVIVPNSNLITQPVTNWTRGSLQGRIIVPVGVAYGSDTRKVERILREIAEDQPTVLVNPAPAVLLRGFGADSINFEIRAVLSDINGGAGVTSEINHEIARRFAEEGIEIPYAQRDIWLRNPEVIAQLAQRLGQGLDLPVAELGQKSDAARPEAAAPRAVHRDEVPDTPAEDDGDGGEADGRS